From Malus sylvestris chromosome 1, drMalSylv7.2, whole genome shotgun sequence:
TTATAAAACAGGTAAAAAGAGTTGCCTGGTTTAGAATATTTACATGTTGAGGAAAAAGATTGGTGGTGGAAAAATGCATGCATGTTCGTATCCTTGGAATATATTGCTTTTAGGAGATAGTGATGCGTGGGTGGTGGCATCTCCCTTGTCCTTTTCCACAACTTGGCCAAGATTTCATTGGGAGTAGCAAtgttatcgatattatcggttaCAATTATCCGCATAATTTACTCATACATGTTTGAGCGGTGCTCTGTATTTTATCATATGCTTGCTGTGTTGTACTCGACCTCGTCACTACTTCACTGGGAAAGAAGGAATTATTCATAAAGAACATGCATTAATACCAGTCAACTGTTCACTTTGTTGAGAAATTATTGTTTGGCACTGAAACACCGCATAGATATATTACAACACGTTATGATGCATTGATAATTTAATACCAGTCAGACTGTTCCCTACAGTCCATACTGTTATGATGTTTACAAATATGTAAAATAGCTTAATGAACTAAGAAAGTAGCTGAAAAAATGTCTTTGTTTATAAGATGGGAAAAATGTTTGGGGGAAGAAATTAGTTGTTGAGTACGGATAGATAATTTGTGTATAGCTATATTCTTTTTCGTACCTTGTTGATTAAGAAGCGAGTGGCGGGGAGTAAGGGTGATTGACATTTTGATATTTACAGGTCTTTGTAAATGATCAATTTTTGAATTGGGATCCAGAAAACAGAATCAAAGTTCGGGTCGTGTCTGCCAGGGCTTATCACTCATTGTTTATGCACAACATGTAAGTAAAGCTTAGGAGTTTTTATGAACAATTTGCTTCCTCTGCAGTGTATATTTCTGTATACGTTCCTTCCTCCTTTGGGTAAGCCTGCCAGATAAGTCCTCTTAACGTTGCGTATGAGTTTTGACATGTAATCTTTTCCGAGTATTACCTATGTATCGTCCCTAAGCACGTAGGTTTCCGTCTAGGTAGGTGAAAACATGTGTGATATTAGCTTAGTGTGCGTACAATTCTATAACTCGATGGGTCGCAGGTGTATCCGACCCACTCCTGAAGAGCTGGAGAATTTTGGTACTCCGGACTTCACTATATACAATGCCGGCCAGTTCCCATGTAATCGTTACACCCACTACATGACATCCTCTACTAGCATAGACCTTAATCTTGCTAGGAGGGAAATGGTCATCCTCGGCACCATGTACGCTGGGGAAATGAAGAAAGGTCTTTTCAGTGTCATGCATTATCTCATGCCTAAGCGACAAATCCTATCCCTGCATTCTGGCTGCAATATGGGGAAAGATGGAGATGTTGCCCTTTTCTTTGGATTGTCAGGTATAGTATCATCATTAGATCACGGTTGTCGTCTTGCTCTCGCAGCCATATGATATGTGCCCACTTACTCTCTCTCGCTCTATGTTAGCTATGACAGTTTAATTGTTTCTTATGGATGCTAtttgccttttcttttcattttactATTTAGGTACTGGAAAGACGACTCTGTCTACGGATCACAATAGGTACTTGATTGGAGATGATGAACACTGCTGGACTGAGAACGGTGTGTCAAATATCGAAGGTGGTTGCTACGCCAAGTGCATTGACCTGTCAAGGGAGAAAGAACCTGATATTTGGAACGCCATCAAGTTTGGCGCTGGTAATATATCACCTTGATTTCTTGGATATGTGGATATGATAGAATCAAGATGATGAAGAAGTAATAGTGTTTAATTTGTTTGGTCTTTTGAATTCGACTTGAAtttatcgattttttctttATTGGCAGTGTTGGAAAACATCGTGTTTGATGAGTATACACGAGAGGTGGACTATTCTGACAAATCTGTTACAGGTAAATATCAATTGTTTTCATCCTAAAATTCACACAATTTGAGTTTGAATCTCATACGGTGATTGATTATGCTTATACATAATTCTGATGGACCATATAATATATTGAGCTGTTTTTCTTCTGGTTGCAGAGAACACTCGTGCAGCTTATCCCATCGAATACATTCCCAATGCAAAGATACCATGCGTTGGTCCACATCCAAAGAATGTCATACTTTTGGCATGCGATGCATTTGGTGTGCTCCCTCCTGTGAGCAAGTTAAACCTTGCTCAGACCATGTACCACTTCATCAGTGGCTACACTGCTCTGGTAAATTCAACTTCTCTATTTGTACTCGTGAACACATAAATTTCGGTTACTATATTAACTAATTGTTGATAAATTTATAGGTTGCTGGAACTGAAGATGGTATCAAGGAGCCAACAGCAACATTCTCAGCATGCTTCGGTGCAGCATTTATAATGTTGCATCCTACTAAGTATGCAGCAATGCTGGCTGAGAAGATGCAGAAGCACGGTGCAACAGGATGGCTGGTTAACACTGGCTGGTCCGGTGGAAGGTATATGTGCATTCAATTATCATCATAATTTTAAAGAATCATTTCCGTGAGAAAATCTTAACCAAACAAACATCCTTCTTTCCTGCAGCTATGGATCCGGAAAGCGCATTAAGTTGCCCTACACCAGGAAAATCATTGACGCCATCCACTCCGGCAGCCTCTTAAATGCGAAGTACAAGAAGACTGAAGTGTTTGGACTTGAAAGCCCCACTGAGGTCGAGGGAGTGCCTTCAGAAATACTGGATCCAATGAACACTGTAAGTTGGTTTTCTCTTTATATACCGTTTCCCTGTTCATTCGGTCTTGACCTTCATCATTAATGTGATATCCGAATCTTATATATGGTTGCAGTGGTCGGACAAGAATGCATACAATGAAACTCTGATGAAGCTAGCTGGCCTCTTCAAGAGGAACTTTGAGACTTTCACAAACTACAAGATTGGGAAGGACAACAAGCTGACCGAGGAGATACTTGCGGCTGGACCAAATTTCTAAAACCTTGGCAGAAAAGGAGAGTAACTAGAAACTCTAGGGAAGCTTGGGGGTCAAGGCAATTGATGGAAATAAGAATTGGACAGATTCAGAAGTAGGCGTATTGTTATTCTATTTATTAGATATGCTAAATGGTTCTTTTGTACTTTTTTATGTcctattaatatatataatcaaaGGAGGTTGTTTCTCTCAATTTCCTTCCCCTCTCATTTTCTTCAAAATTCATCTGTTTCGAAGTTAATTTGACAATCTGGACACAAATTTAAatggaaacaaagaaaagaaggcAGTTTCCAGTCACCAATTTACAAAATTGAGTAGTTTTGGACAGTATTTAGAAGTTATAATAGAATGCCTACTATATTCTAGCTAAGGGGCACCTGACTCTCAACTTATATTTTTCTCAGACTGATGCGAGCTCCGTCTTAGACTCAAATCTTATATTGAAACtcaaatattttaatttcactCAAAAAGTATTTCAAGTTTCCGATGCATTGGagacaaaaaaaatgtaatatttGGACTCAAGTACATTTCACTTTTGTAGGAGCCAAGCAATCAAATCCTTTAGCAATTAACCCAAACCTGGGAAAGTGGAGCTAAAATGTGCATGCAACATGCATATCTCACTACAATGATCAAATAACTTGTGGACAGGAGAAAATCAAAGGATGTGATGTGAGACTTGGAGCTCAAGATTTCAGTGGCTATAAAAAGCCAGTGGACTCACTACCATCAAAAGTGAGTGGAGAATGTATGACACACTATATATACTCTGTATTTTATcgattttttaaaatatgacCTCCTCCCTCATTGGTAGCAAGCGAAGATGGTGTCGTACTTCTCAACAGGGTACAAGATCATTGTTTGTGTCTTGAATTTTCAATTTGCAGGCCTTCCTAAATGATCAATTGTTGAATTGGGATAATGCGAtccacaaaacaaaatcaaaatacgAATCTTGTCTGCCAGGGCTTTCCATTCATTGTTCATGCACAACATTCAAGTTTTGAGGTATGTTCCACGTCGGAAACCTGCGCGAAGATACATAAGACTCACGAACGATTGATTTTGATGTCATTGTAAAACTCGTGCATGAGCTTCATTTGTGTACATTTGCAGGTGTATCCCACCCACTCCTAAAGAGCCGGAGAATTTCGGAACTCCAGACTTCACCATCTAGTGCCGGACAGTTTCCCTGCAATCGTTACACTCAACACGTGACATCCTCTACCAGCATAGACATCAATCTTGCTAGGAAAGAAATGGTCATCCTCGGATCCATAGACGCTGGGCCTCTTCAGCTTTATGCATTATCTCATCCCTAGGCGACAGATCCTCTCCCTACATCCTGGTTGCAATCTGGGGAAAGACGAGGATGTCGTGCTCTTGTTTGGATTGTCGGGATATAGAACCAACTGATGTTTAATCGTAGAGTGCATGCTAAGAGGCTAGTTGGTTCTGATAAATGTTTGCTAACATGTTTGAATAATTAGGTACAAGAAAGACAACTCTGTCAACGGATCACAACAGGTTCTTAATTGGAGACGATGAACACTATTGGAGCGAGACTGGTGTATCAAACATCGAAGGTGCTTGCTATACCAAGTGCATCTCTCAAGGGAGAAGGAGCCTGACATTTTCAATGCCATCAAGTTTGGGGCAGTGTTGGAAAACCTCTGTTCGACGAGCATGCCCGGGTGGTGGATTATTCAAACGAATCACTTACAGGTAATGAGAGAGAGTGAAAATCATTTCTCATATCCAATCGTGCAGCCTACCCCCATCGAATACATTATTATCATCCGTATTATTGAGTAATTACAAGGTTGCTGGAACCGAAGAGGGTATTAAGGAGCCACATGCAACATTTTCAGCTTGCTTTGGGGCATCATTTTTATGTTGCATCCCACCAAGTATGCAGCAATGTTGACTGAGAAGATGCAGAAGCATGTTTCAAATGTCTAATTTGATTTGGGTCAATGACTTTCAAATTGGAATTGGTAAGACTAGGAAGTTCCCATTGGACTtgcctctctcactctctctctctcattttgtTTTTCGGGTTTCGCTGTGGTCGGACAAGAATGCATACAATGAGACACCGATGAAGTTGGCTGGTCTATTCAAGAACAACTTTGAGACCTTCACTAACTATCAGATTGGTGAGGAAAACAAGCTAACAGAAGTGGATACTAGCAGCAGCCAGTCGCAATTTCTAACTGCCGGCAAAACTAAACTATCACCTAATTTTGACACATGGGTTTTGGGATGGTCAATGGATTGTAAATTACACTACCCTTGTAAACTAATATTCAATATAATGAAGGTTTTATTTCCTTGTTAAAGAaaaagctaaatttttttaaaagttctatttataattttgtgaaataaactaaattatgacaattaatttaacaatCTGACAGTAAGCAAACCTTGGCATTCAGATTTCCGCAACATTTAGGGAATAAGTTTCCAAGCATAATCCTTAATTTCGCTATTTATGAACGGACGCAAAGACCACATCAGGCAGTAGCTCTCTAATTCTCCTGAAGATGACTTGAGATTAAGTGCAGAGACGATCCTCTCCTGCATCAAGTTGTTACATTGGATGTTTTAAAAGTTCATACGAAGGGCACAGATAATGGGTATTCAGGGTGAGAGCTTTAATTACCTGCATCATATAGTCTTGCTTGACCATACTGTAAATGACACCCATCACGACAGCATAATCGGTAACTTCATTTCTTTTGGGATGGGATGACGTAAATTCCTCCTATAGAAGTTAGGCATCATTAAGAGGTGTTTCGAATTTATCATCAACCATAAGAAATCAGAATTGGTGTAACAATTTTACTGAGCAGTATGCAAATCTGAACTAGGAACGGAATACTTAGTGTGGAATGAACAttcagaaagaaaagaaaaaaggagagaaaattaGGTAATGGAAAGATCAGCCAAATATCTTAGAACTCAAAGATATAGCTCCCTCATTCCCGGAAAATCTTACACTTTCTTAATCATAATATTTTGCGACAGAAATATGCATTCAACAGTTCTATGTACCGCTCCTCTTCCCATTTTGATCAGGAAATGaatagaaaaacttgtaaaaTAAAGGATAATCTGGAAATCAGAGATATTAAGGATTGACCTTCAAAATAGGCAAGCAGTGAAGTAAAAACTGTAAAGAAAGGAGGATATTTAAGCTGGATACACAGTATAAATGTTGTACTAAGAATTTTGTAGTGAAAGGAGACATCTGAATGATGGATCATATAACTTTGACTGAAACTCTGCAGATTAAACCATGCTTATTGGCAAGTGCAGGCACTCTGATTTTCAATAACAGTAAAGATTGCAGAAAATCTCCAACCCGATAAAATTACAAAGACAGTGACTCCTTAAACACCAAAGCTACAAAGAAGCAAACATGTTTCAGCTAAAACCCTAACAAAATTCAAAGCATACAATTATCAGAGTAATTTAGTGATACATTCAAATCAGTGATAACCATTGATACATGTGTCTGTGCGTATACGGGTACAAATACAACAGAAATGTACGGACAATTGGACATAAGTCCAATGATGGGCAACGATAATTACTGAACTCGGAGGCAGGGAGGGTAGATGATACAATGCTGATAATTGTACAAATAATCTATCGATATTGATTGCCAAGTGTCATGTAGTCATTGGTTTAGTTGTTTAGTGTTTGTTAGATGGACATTAGGAGTTGGTTATAGCTGTTATAGCTAACCTTAGCTTGCGAGTCAGGTATTAATACTTGTCATCTGTGCAATGCAAGGTGATTTGTGATTTTGTAAACATTGGTATTCAGTAATACAGAGAAGTATTAGCATACAAGTGCAAAGGTTAGAACAGAGTTCTATTAGGAAAAGGAACAAACAGAGATGAAACATATCAGAACTGAATGTACAAACAGCGTCAAGATATTCCTTGGGATAAGAGAAAAGAAGGTTAAAGACTACCTTGTCACCGTTGCATGCTTCTTCATTCAACCTGTCCGCAAAACTGTCACCCTGAAAGTCGAGTAAATTTCCCATTGCAGTTCGCATTGCACCATTTACATCCTCCAAGAGGCATTCAAGTTCATTAAGTACGTTTCTGCCTACAACAGCACTTGCATTCATAAACAAAAATTTCAAGAGTACATCAAGTGTGAGATTGCATCAAGTAGGGAAATGTACCATTAACAAACTACAAACTGCAACatacatcaaacattcaaactACAAACTGCAACACACGAGATACGAAAGAACTACTACTACTACGAACAGATAAAACAGCTCATTGATGTAAAGGCATCACCCCTTCACTTTCCTTTTAACAAGATTCTTTTGTGATAtataataaaagaaacaaataatgACAATTTCGGAAAGACATGTTACCTTTACTTAGATGGTCACAAAGTCCAAGTTGGCATGTATGCACTTCTCTACACGAATTTCACCATGTATAAGAAATACATCACGTTCATAGTCCAGACCAATAACGTATCAGAAAGTGGCAAAACTCAAAGTAAGGGAACAACACCATACAAAAACAAAGGATAGTAATTCAAGGGCAGATATAAGAAAAACATGCTCATTAGTTAGATACCCGGTAAATCAACTCTACAAATTATCAGCCAATTACAAACAAACTGTCACTACAGCAGGATAAAAGAGCATAAGTACGATCAATGGCCTTTAACCGatatccaattttttttatgggGAACCGAATTCAaatgaagagaaagaagagactATCAATCTCTCAACTCATTCCAATTATTTCCAGTAAATTGTGAAAAATAACAGTTTTAACAAATAATTAAGCATATTTCGATAACATTATAAATCTTTGCTGATATAAAACTGATAAGAGCTTGAGAGGGTCTCAACACTCAGTTATCTAATCAACAATCCAAAGAAAGCATAAGAATATATACAGAATTGCACTCACACTTGCTTATATTTCGTCTGCCATCATCAGCGTTGAGACATCCAGCTTCAACATATGACTTAACCTTCTTTGTTTCATTACCTCGGATTATGTTTTTAACCAAATCCAATGTCTCATCTATCCGAGGTCGTCGAAGAAActctacaaaaacaaaaatattacttACTAAGAAACTAAATCAAATTTGAAACAAAACCCAGAATGCTACTTACCCAGCCCCTGCTGAAAGTTGACGAGTAATGTGCTTCCGGTGGCCACCAACTCGTCAAAATTGCTAAGTCTGCAAGATTGATGAATTTTAAAGATTGCCCAGATGAAAAAGTGAATTTCTTCCGGTAGTAAAAGACCAAAGCAGAGTTACCTGGCCATGAAATCTTTGAAccaattgaaaattttgtattcgaattcaaaatttgacatcGGCAATGAACTGAAGAAGTAAGGAGAAGAACTGAACAAGGAAgaagtacaaaaaaaaagtgtggCAGAGGTCTGAGAGTGAAGGTTCGATATGAGCTGAGAGCTTTTGATGCAGGCCACGTCGTTCTGGGATTGCGTCTGAAGGGATGTAATTAGGACGCCATTAAAAAAGCTTCGAGCTTTGTATCAGCCACTGCTATCTTTTGGATTGGGGATTTTGCGGTAAATGGAGGTTAGGGTTTTGCAGCGGTGGTGAAATTAGCACCGTCCAGCGCCCCATGAACCCTACCTAAGCCCTACGCTGCTGGTCATGTGCGAATTAATTCTTAATGCATTTCAAAGTTAAGAAATTACGTGTAGACTTGCGGAGTCTGTTTCAGTCTAGATCATGATTTTCATTACAAAAAATagacaatttttattttttttttatatttttttttaataaattttaagagACTTATTGAGTACTGAACACATATTCTAAGCTTGTTTCCCacattttcattatgttctacTATTTTAAACCTataatcattttattttgtagtttttgttATCTCAAtagaattatatatttttatgtataAATCAATACTTATTTAGATGATATATAATAATGTATTTGAACTCGCCTAATTCCCTTAGGCCTCCGCCTAAGCGCTAAGCTCCGCACCTAGGCACGAAGCTTCAGCTAAATTAGCTACTAGATCCGTCCAtcctaacaaataaaataacaatgcGCATTAATATATCACAACCACAGTCAGCATATATCCAAATTCtaatcaataaataaaataaatggttcAAAAATCTGAGCATTCAGCATAGAAGTATCGTGTATTTGAACTAGGAAGCAAATAAAAACCAGCTCGTTTCTAAACTAGGAGAATATAAGTAGCCCCACCCCCACAAAGATAATACAAACATAAAAGCTGGAACCTACATACAAGATTTTTCAACACTTACTTGTCGCGCTTGCGCTTGTATGCTAAACCTTTAAAAGTTGCTCGAGCATCAGCAAGTTCAAGAAAAACAACCTGAAGAATAATAATTCAAGAAAATAATTAGTAGAGAATCACTCTTTAACAACACAGCATCATAGTAGACTAATATGATCAGTAATCTAGAAGTTT
This genomic window contains:
- the LOC126626240 gene encoding phosphoenolpyruvate carboxykinase (ATP) 1-like, yielding MASNGNGEFSFASGNGTVATAANGNGTARNGLAKIQTQKKDNGVCHDDSTPPVKAQTIDELHSLQKKKSAPTTPIKGTQGGAFAVTLSEEERQKQQLQSISASLASLTRETGPKVVRGDPAKQSDTPKVSSHVSHHHHFTPTISVSDSALKFTHVLYNLSPAELYEQAIKYEKGSFVTSTGALATLSGAKTGRSPRDKRVVKDDTTRDDLWWGSGSPNIEMDEHTFMVNRERAVDYLNSLDKVFVNDQFLNWDPENRIKVRVVSARAYHSLFMHNMCIRPTPEELENFGTPDFTIYNAGQFPCNRYTHYMTSSTSIDLNLARREMVILGTMYAGEMKKGLFSVMHYLMPKRQILSLHSGCNMGKDGDVALFFGLSGTGKTTLSTDHNRYLIGDDEHCWTENGVSNIEGGCYAKCIDLSREKEPDIWNAIKFGAVLENIVFDEYTREVDYSDKSVTENTRAAYPIEYIPNAKIPCVGPHPKNVILLACDAFGVLPPVSKLNLAQTMYHFISGYTALVAGTEDGIKEPTATFSACFGAAFIMLHPTKYAAMLAEKMQKHGATGWLVNTGWSGGSYGSGKRIKLPYTRKIIDAIHSGSLLNAKYKKTEVFGLESPTEVEGVPSEILDPMNTWSDKNAYNETLMKLAGLFKRNFETFTNYKIGKDNKLTEEILAAGPNF
- the LOC126626326 gene encoding uncharacterized protein LOC126626326 isoform X1 — protein: MSNFEFEYKIFNWFKDFMARLSNFDELVATGSTLLVNFQQGLEFLRRPRIDETLDLVKNIIRGNETKKVKSYVEAGCLNADDGRRNISKLHTCQLGLCDHLSKGRNVLNELECLLEDVNGAMRTAMGNLLDFQGDSFADRLNEEACNGDKEEFTSSHPKRNEVTDYAVVMGVIYSMVKQDYMMQERIVSALNLKSSSGELESYCLMWSLRPFINSEIKDYAWKLIP
- the LOC126626326 gene encoding uncharacterized protein LOC126626326 isoform X2, whose amino-acid sequence is MSNFEFEYKIFNWFKDFMARLSNFDELVATGSTLLVNFQQGLEFLRRPRIDETLDLVKNIIRGNETKKVKSYVEAGCLNADDGRRNISKCRNVLNELECLLEDVNGAMRTAMGNLLDFQGDSFADRLNEEACNGDKEEFTSSHPKRNEVTDYAVVMGVIYSMVKQDYMMQERIVSALNLKSSSGELESYCLMWSLRPFINSEIKDYAWKLIP